ATTATTCATAAAATGAATTAGCGTTTCATCGACTTTTCCATAGCCACCAAAATGATAATCCGTTATCAAATCCCAATTGTTCTGCACTGCAAATTTACGAATATCTTTCTTTAGAAAATCACCTTTCAGGGCAGGAAAACCAATAACTTTTTGATGGTCCTTCGCTGAATTACTAATCCCCGCTATAGTTCCACCTGTGCCTACGCAGCTACAAATAACATCAAAAAAAGCATCTTTTTTAGTTAAAATTTCTTCACAGCCTTTTACCGCTAATTCATTTGTGCCACCCTCAGGAAGGCTATAAAAATCTCCAAATTCTTCTTTTAATTCATTTTGTACTTTCTCTGTATGCTTTTCGCGATACCAGGATCTCGAAACAAATTTAAAAGCCATACCCTGATCATGCGCAAATTTTAAAGTGGGATTCTCTTGCCACTTGTCTATTAATTCTTCACCACGTACTACACCAATCGTTTTTAAATTAGCCATCTTACCTGCATAGGCAGTAGCGGCAATATGATTGCTATAAGCACCACCAAAGGTAATTAAATTAGCACATCCTAATCGCTTTGCTTCTACTAAATTATATTTGAGTTTTCGATATTTGTTCCCCGAAATAAAGGGGTGTATTTCATCTTCTCGCTTGATAAAGAGCGAAATATTTTTCTTTGTTAAAAGAGGAAGAATTACTTTTTGGTTACTACTTTCCACTAGACATCTTTGAAGGCTCAAAGATATTTAATAAAGCTGAAAGGTTTTCGTTGTGAAGCATAATTTAAATGAACTTCATTGGCATAAGCCTCGCGCTCAAAACTAATATTTTGATAGGCTTTATAGGTGTCTAAATACCAAAGAGATCGCAACAACCACTCTAGTACATACAACACATAAAAAAAAACCAATAACAACTCTTTTTGCTGCTTGAGGTGTATGTGCTCGTGATGAATTAAAACCGCATCTTTTTTTAAGGTGCTATTTTTTAGAATTAAAAAAGGCCATAAACTGAGACCAACATAATTCTTATAAAAAAAATACCGCGATACTATTATCATTTTAAAAATTTGCGTTCCTAACAAATAAACCCACTAGAGCAATGCTAAGCTAATTAATTAGTTTTATGACACACAATGTCGTTGAATGACCTTAAAAAAATATGCTAATTTTATGTAAACATCGTAATTAAGCTTATTTTTATACCTAAAATTACGCGTATTCACTCCATGAAAAAGGTATTACCCGCAGAAGAAGGTGACTATTATTTATCGAAAGAAGGGTACCGAGTTTTCACAGAACAGTACCATTTAAAACGGGGTTATTGCTGTGAAAGCGGTTGTCGTCATTGTCCTTACGGATACCATGCAAAAACAAATAAGTATCGCTAAACTGGCTTATTCGGCATGATTTTTGATTCTATTTTAATAGTATCAATACGAACCCAATTAAAAACAAATGTTATGAAAATAGTTCAACTTTTAGCCCTTCCCATAGTGGCGCTTTTACTACTTAGCTCTTGTTCTTCTGTACGAGTTGTAGCGGATTATGATGCAAAAACAAATTTTAAAGAATATAAAACCTATGCTTTTTATAAAACAGGTATCGATAGAGCGCAAATATCTGATTTAGATAAGAAGAGAATTCTATATGCTATCGAATCAGAAATGGCGACCAGAGGTTTTTCAAAATCAGAAAATCCAGATATTTTGGTGAGCATTTTTACCAAAGAAAGTGAACAAGTCGATGTTTTCAACAACAACTTCGGTTGGGGTTGGGGCGGCATGGGCTGGGGAGGTTTTGGCTGGGGAGGCTGGGGCATGAATCCTTGGATGTGGGGCGGCGGTCTTGGTGGCTGGGGCGGAAACCACGTTAGTACTCGAACAGAAGGCTCTTTATATATTGACCTCATCGATACCAAAGACAAACAATTGGTTTGGCAAGGAAAAGGCGTAGGCACGCTTAGCAACACCAAAAATATAGAAAAGAAAGAAGAACAAATTAAGAAATTTGTTTCTGAAATTCTTGAAGCCTATCCACCGATAGTAGCCAACTAAAATAGCCTAAAAATCCGCTTGTAAGCGGATTTTTTTATGTCCTAAAAAACCAAAAGGTATCAAAACATTCTTAAAGTACCGGTTATTTTGAACTCATTTTGTATCTTTAAATCCGAAAAAAAAGAACTATGTCTTTCCAAAGCAACCCTATACTTGATAAGCTTCCAGAGCATTTAAAACAGTTTATAAAACCACAAGAGTATAGCGATTACACCGCCGTAAACCAGGCTGTTTGGCGTTATGTGATGCGTAAAAATGTGGATTATTTAAGTAAAGTGGCTCATAAGTCGTATTTAGAGGGACTTAAAAAAACAGGGATTTCCATCGATCATATT
The sequence above is drawn from the Cellulophaga sp. Hel_I_12 genome and encodes:
- a CDS encoding 1-aminocyclopropane-1-carboxylate deaminase/D-cysteine desulfhydrase, encoding MESSNQKVILPLLTKKNISLFIKREDEIHPFISGNKYRKLKYNLVEAKRLGCANLITFGGAYSNHIAATAYAGKMANLKTIGVVRGEELIDKWQENPTLKFAHDQGMAFKFVSRSWYREKHTEKVQNELKEEFGDFYSLPEGGTNELAVKGCEEILTKKDAFFDVICSCVGTGGTIAGISNSAKDHQKVIGFPALKGDFLKKDIRKFAVQNNWDLITDYHFGGYGKVDETLIHFMNNFKRETTIPLDPVYTGKMMFGLVDLIQNDYFKPNTKILAIHSGGLQGVLGMNLKLEKKNLPLLMV
- a CDS encoding DUF5522 domain-containing protein, whose translation is MKKVLPAEEGDYYLSKEGYRVFTEQYHLKRGYCCESGCRHCPYGYHAKTNKYR
- a CDS encoding DUF4136 domain-containing protein; the protein is MKIVQLLALPIVALLLLSSCSSVRVVADYDAKTNFKEYKTYAFYKTGIDRAQISDLDKKRILYAIESEMATRGFSKSENPDILVSIFTKESEQVDVFNNNFGWGWGGMGWGGFGWGGWGMNPWMWGGGLGGWGGNHVSTRTEGSLYIDLIDTKDKQLVWQGKGVGTLSNTKNIEKKEEQIKKFVSEILEAYPPIVAN